Proteins from a single region of Neomonachus schauinslandi chromosome 10, ASM220157v2, whole genome shotgun sequence:
- the LOC110588784 gene encoding lithostathine-like gives MLPPMALPSLSWMLLSCLMFLARVQGEDSQKDVPAPRISCPKGSKAYASHCYALFMTPKSWMDADMACQKRSSGHLVSVLSGSEANFVASLVKNSANTYSDVWIGLHDPTEGYEPNAGGWEWSSNDVLNYFAWERDPSTIANPGYCGSLSRSTGYLRWKDYNCFVKLPYVCKFKD, from the exons ATGCTGCCTCCCATGGCCCTCCCCAGCCTGTCCTGGATGCTGCTTTCCTGCCTGATGTTCCTGGCTCGGGTCCAAG GTGAAGACTCCCAGAAGGATGTGCCCGCTCCACGGATCAGCTGTCCCAAAGGCTCCAAGGCTTATGCCTCCCACTGCTATGCCTTGTTTATGACACCAAAATCCTGGATGGATGCAGAT ATGGCCTGCCAGAAGAGGTCCTCGGGACACCTTGTGTCTGTGCTCAGTGGGTCTGAGGCAAACTTTGTGGCCTCCCTAGTCAAGAACAGTGCGAACACCTACTCAGATGTCTGGATTGGGCTCCATGACCCCACAGAG GGCTATGAGCCCAATGCAGGTGGATGGGAGTGGAGTAGCAATGATGTGCTGAATTACTTTGCCTGGGAGAGAGACCCCTCCACCATCGCAAACCCTGGCTATTGTGGGAGTCTGTCAAGAAGCACAG GATATCTGAGATGGAAAGATTACAACTGTTTTGTGAAGCTACCCTATGTCTGCAAGTTCAAGGACTAG